One window of Papaver somniferum cultivar HN1 chromosome 9, ASM357369v1, whole genome shotgun sequence genomic DNA carries:
- the LOC113313304 gene encoding protein CLT1, chloroplastic-like yields the protein MSACCRIALSATSSNSNSSDYSLIHSSPHPYSSISSNTLFFNQRRGGGGRRKLGYHFRSSKPSKLWIIQSLGQEERGFLRSSEDGEPQIKDCLNDLGENKIGEDLEEEKKFNNNGDYDHDRKVEVMLAAATVILGVGNRVLYKLALVPLKQYPFFLAQLATFGYVVVYFSVLYFRYHAGIVTDEMLALPKAPFVGVGILEALAAASGMAAAAMLSGESIPILSQTFLIWQLLLSAIFLGRRYRVNQILGCFLVAIGVIITVTSGSGAGLSLKKAGLFWTLLMIASFFLQAGDTVLKEIIFKNATQKLKLFFVAGGHVDLFVVNSYGSAFQALFISLLLPFLSKLWGVPFTQLPSYLKDGAACFLNIGTLTKGCDGAPLLPLLFIMVNMAFNISLLHLLKISSVVVSCLASTFSVPLSVYAFTLPLPYIGVASSLPAGFVMGASVLVVGLLVYTRTPPVRSPTSCSTIVTTTTTAAT from the exons ATGTCTGCATGTTGTAGAATTGCACTTTCGGCTACTAGTTCCAATTCTAATTCATCGGATTACTCATTAATTCATTCCTCACCTCATCCATATTCCTCCATTTCATCAAATACCCTTTTCTTTAATCAAAGAAGAGGTGGAGGTGGAAGAAGAAAACTAGGGTATCATTTCCGATCATCTAAGCCCTCAAAGTTATGGATTATTCAATCATTAGGTCAAGAAGAAAGGGGTTTCTTGCGATCATCAGAGGACGGAGAACCTCAGATTAAAGACTGTTTAAATGATTTAGGAGAAAATAAAATAGGAGAAGATTTGGAAGAGGAAAAGAAATTTAATAATAATGGTGATTATGATCATGATCGTAAGGTTGAGGTAATGTTAGCAGCAGCTACAGTAATCCTTGGTGTAGGGAATCGAGTTCTTTACAAATTAGCTCTTGTTCCTCTGAAACAGTACCCTTTTTTCCTTGCTCAACTCGCCACATTTGG ATATGTTGTGGTATATTTCTCGGTGTTGTATTTTCGGTATCATGCTGGCATCGTTACTGATGAGATGCTTGCGTTGCCAAAGGCTCCATTTGTCGGTGTTGGTATTTTAGAGGCTCTTGCTGCAGCTTCTGGGATGGCAGCTGCAG CTATGCTTTCAGGGGAATCGATTCCTATATTATCCCAA ACTTTTCTTATTTGGCAGCTTCTCCTGTCAGCCATTTTTCTTGGTAGACGATATAGAGTCAACCAAATACTAGGATGCTTTCTTGTAGCTATAGGTGTGATAATAACTGTTACAAG TGGATCAGGTGCGGGTCTTTCCCTGAAAAAAGCTGGTCTCTTTTGGACACTTTTGATGATAGCATCGTTTTTTCTACAAGCGGGTGATACAGTTTTAAAG GAAATAATTTTCAAGAATGCTACTCAGAAGTTGAAG CTTTTCTTTGTTGCAGGAGGCCATGTGGATCTCTTTGTTGTGAATTCATATGGATCTGCTTTCCAG GCACTCTTTATATCTCTCCTGCTACCTTTTCTATCAAAGTTATGGGGTGTACCATTTACTCAATTACCAAGTTATCTAAAAGATGGGGCAGCTTGTTTTCTGAATATTGGTACTTTAACTAAAG GATGTGATGGAGCACCGCTGCTGCCATTACTGTTTATCATGGTGAACATGGCATTCAACATATCATTGTTGCACCTCCTTAAGATATCCTCTGTTGTGGTCTCTTGCCTAGCGTCCACGTTTTctg TGCCTCTATCAGTGTATGCATTTACACTACCGTTACCATATATTGGTGTTGCGTCCTCCTTACCAGCAGGTTTTGTGATGGGAGCCTCCGTCCTTGTAGTGGGTTTGCTTGTGTACACACGGACACCTCCTGTCCGGTCACCAACCTCTTGTTCCACCAttgtcaccaccaccactacggCTGCGACTTAG
- the LOC113312254 gene encoding uncharacterized protein LOC113312254, whose amino-acid sequence MGQSLKKLAAGNGVAKEAEIGKIAARTYENMAKDVKGGDWTITDVYRAVCKTVGDLNKELGSTQFCAPNAVALRHAFDKHHKGSSKLTPEEFSKMVKDLVFDTGFKGSGAKDIILYMYGVPITMLFIKNTIMPTAIPNDMFIPAVTSATVYALAKFNKI is encoded by the exons ATGGGACAGTCCCTGAAGAAGTTAGCAGCCG GAAATGGAGTTGCAAAAGAAGCAGAAATTGGTAAAATAGCGGCGAGAACTTATGAAAATATGGCAAAAGATGTGAAGGGAGGAGATTGGACCATAACTGACGTCTATCGTGCTGTTTGCAAAACAGTGGg AGATTTAAATAAGGAGCTAGGCAGTACGCAGTTTTGTGCACCGAATGCGGTGGCTCTAAGGCATGCGTTTGAT AAACACCACAAAGGATCAAGTAAGCTTACACCAGAGGAATTCAGCAAGATGGTTAAGGATCTAGTATTTGATACAGGATTTAAAGGCTCTGGAGCAAAAGACATCATTCTTTACATGTATGGTGTTCCTATAACAATGTTGTTTATTAAGAACACCATTATGCCAACTGCAATTCCTAATGATATGTTCATACCGGCTGTTACTTCTGCCACTGTTTATGCCCTTGCAAAATTTAACaagatttga